From Nguyenibacter vanlangensis, one genomic window encodes:
- a CDS encoding cytochrome c codes for MSRGHYLAVAADCAACHTNGRDGAFLAGGYAIASPMGAIYSTNITPSRTYGIGNYTLEQFSRAIRHGVRADGAQLYPAMPYGSYSLLTDDDVAALYDYLMHEVKPVDRPAPETRLPFPFSIRASLWGWKLLSGVVGKPYVADPAQSAAWNRGKYLVDGLAHCGECHTPRNILLAPKTSAYLAGGDVGSWRAPNITSDAVAGVGGWSNQALQTYLQTGKTAHARAAGPMAEAVEHSFQYLTPDDLAAIAVYVKSVPAIGEPGQSVANFAHGGKAAPFDYAAANARRGDSTITTMAAGNVLYESVCASCHQSDGRGSADGYYPSLVGNTTTGQLNPNDLVASILFGVDRTVGGREILMPGFDGHSLVQSLSDQQVAAIANYVLAHFGNAQASVTAETVATVRAGGKQVPIAKLADPSVIAVLAVVVLVILGVLALVLRFALKSRRAA; via the coding sequence ATGAGCCGCGGCCATTATCTCGCGGTTGCTGCCGATTGCGCGGCCTGCCACACCAATGGCCGTGACGGCGCGTTCCTGGCGGGCGGATATGCCATCGCATCGCCGATGGGGGCGATCTATTCGACGAATATCACGCCGTCCAGGACATACGGCATCGGCAATTATACGCTCGAGCAATTCTCCCGCGCCATTCGGCATGGTGTGCGGGCGGATGGCGCCCAGCTTTATCCGGCGATGCCTTACGGGTCGTATAGCCTGCTGACGGACGACGACGTTGCGGCGCTGTACGATTACCTCATGCACGAGGTCAAGCCGGTGGATCGGCCCGCGCCGGAAACCCGGCTTCCGTTCCCGTTTTCGATCCGGGCGTCCCTTTGGGGCTGGAAGCTGCTCAGCGGCGTCGTCGGCAAGCCCTATGTTGCCGATCCCGCGCAGAGCGCCGCGTGGAATCGCGGCAAATATCTCGTCGATGGCCTCGCGCATTGCGGAGAATGCCATACGCCGAGGAATATCCTTCTGGCACCGAAAACATCGGCCTATCTCGCGGGAGGAGATGTCGGATCGTGGCGGGCGCCCAACATCACCAGCGATGCCGTGGCCGGGGTCGGCGGCTGGTCCAACCAGGCGCTTCAGACCTATCTGCAGACGGGCAAAACCGCCCATGCCCGTGCCGCGGGACCGATGGCCGAAGCCGTCGAGCATAGTTTCCAGTATCTGACGCCGGATGACCTGGCGGCGATCGCGGTCTATGTGAAATCGGTGCCGGCGATCGGCGAGCCGGGCCAGAGCGTCGCGAATTTCGCGCATGGCGGCAAGGCGGCGCCGTTCGATTACGCCGCAGCCAACGCGCGGCGCGGCGACAGCACCATCACGACCATGGCGGCCGGCAATGTCCTGTATGAATCGGTCTGCGCAAGCTGCCACCAGTCGGATGGCAGGGGCAGTGCCGACGGATATTATCCCTCGCTGGTCGGCAACACGACCACGGGTCAGTTGAACCCGAACGACCTGGTCGCGAGCATCCTTTTCGGCGTCGACCGGACGGTCGGTGGCCGTGAAATCCTGATGCCCGGTTTCGACGGACATTCCCTGGTGCAGTCGCTGTCCGATCAGCAGGTCGCCGCGATCGCCAATTACGTCCTGGCGCATTTCGGCAACGCGCAGGCTTCGGTGACCGCCGAGACCGTCGCCACGGTCCGCGCGGGCGGCAAGCAGGTCCCTATTGCGAAGCTTGCCGACCCTTCGGTCATCGCGGTCCTGGCTGTCGTCGTTCTCGTGATCCTGGGCGTCCTCGCTCTGGTGCTTCGTTTTGCCCTCAAGTCCAGACGCGCCGCCTGA
- a CDS encoding sugar dehydrogenase complex small subunit — MRGTPRARGRMVSRRNMLMVSGASALGLFAPSFRSAMAQGIGGAAGDDTAEFVAFSRFATGHDNLDPLVGRSLLAALRAQSTAFPDQLAALIKTVADSKPADVEALEESLRGNPLHDTLLQIIRGWYSGVIEDGTDAKVYAFENALMYQPARDVVVIPTYAHNGPNYWVAEPAPVAQMPQF; from the coding sequence ATGCGGGGGACGCCGCGCGCGCGCGGCCGTATGGTGTCCCGCCGCAATATGCTGATGGTGTCCGGCGCGTCGGCTCTCGGCTTGTTCGCACCGTCCTTCCGGTCGGCCATGGCCCAGGGGATCGGCGGCGCGGCGGGGGACGACACGGCGGAATTCGTCGCCTTTTCCCGTTTCGCAACCGGACACGATAATCTCGACCCATTGGTCGGGCGGTCCCTTCTGGCGGCCCTGCGTGCCCAGAGCACGGCTTTTCCGGATCAGCTTGCCGCATTGATCAAGACGGTTGCTGACAGCAAGCCGGCGGACGTCGAGGCGCTGGAAGAATCGCTGCGCGGCAATCCGCTGCATGACACGCTGCTGCAGATCATTCGCGGCTGGTATTCCGGCGTGATAGAAGACGGCACCGATGCCAAGGTCTATGCGTTCGAAAATGCCCTGATGTATCAGCCGGCGCGCGATGTCGTGGTGATTCCGACCTATGCGCATAACGGCCCGAATTACTGGGTCGCCGAGCCTGCTCCCGTCGCGCAAATGCCGCAATTCTGA
- a CDS encoding carbohydrate porin: MDNVGEFNVGPIIPTLAGAPHLFGDWHGIQPWLVKRGIFLNFSLNEEYMGNITGGKTRANVLAGQVAGELDIDWQRLAGVNGFWTHMLVVNGHGRSFSQAVGDSVTNPEQIYGARGNVVAHLVELYADKTFFNKHVILSLGDIPTGSFFSFDYTACFFMNVSVCSNFAPGKYNPGGRDWPSGNLGGVLRIRPTDQTYIMGGVFAVSPHAYNGGISGWAMAQSGLGKVTSQFEIGWMPEFGRDKLRGNYKIGYWYDNSRYPNLYEDINGNSFQATGQSRRYEAGMNVAWLMFDQMLMRNGPGLTNGLIIEGGAGYAQGNEVAMRDREWVGFVDSGTSWRRPGDFVGILFQHVDMSRTVSLQQESSQALGQPFLSNQWGPVYGIQNWENMYEAFYSINLAPATNLQADFQYMQHPGATTTFKDVAVLGGQFTTNF; this comes from the coding sequence ATGGATAATGTCGGGGAATTCAATGTCGGCCCCATCATCCCGACGCTGGCGGGCGCGCCGCATCTGTTCGGCGACTGGCATGGCATCCAGCCCTGGCTGGTCAAGCGCGGCATTTTCCTGAATTTCTCTTTGAACGAGGAATATATGGGCAACATCACCGGCGGCAAGACCCGGGCGAACGTCCTGGCCGGCCAGGTCGCCGGAGAGCTGGATATCGACTGGCAACGCCTTGCCGGGGTGAACGGCTTCTGGACCCATATGCTCGTCGTCAATGGACACGGCCGGAGCTTCAGCCAGGCCGTCGGCGATTCCGTTACCAACCCCGAACAGATCTACGGCGCGCGCGGCAACGTGGTCGCCCATCTCGTCGAACTCTATGCGGACAAGACCTTTTTCAACAAACACGTCATCCTGTCCCTGGGCGACATCCCGACCGGCAGCTTCTTCTCCTTCGATTATACGGCCTGTTTCTTCATGAACGTCTCGGTCTGCAGCAATTTCGCACCCGGGAAATACAATCCCGGAGGCCGCGACTGGCCCTCGGGGAATCTGGGCGGCGTTCTCAGGATCCGTCCGACCGATCAGACCTATATCATGGGCGGCGTCTTCGCCGTCAGCCCGCACGCCTATAATGGCGGCATTTCGGGTTGGGCCATGGCGCAAAGCGGCCTTGGCAAGGTGACGTCGCAGTTCGAAATCGGATGGATGCCCGAATTCGGCCGGGACAAGCTGCGCGGCAACTACAAGATCGGCTATTGGTACGACAATTCGCGCTATCCGAACCTGTACGAGGACATCAACGGCAATTCCTTCCAGGCCACGGGTCAGTCGCGCCGCTATGAAGCCGGCATGAACGTCGCCTGGCTGATGTTCGACCAGATGCTTATGCGCAACGGACCGGGGCTGACCAACGGCCTGATCATCGAAGGCGGCGCAGGCTATGCGCAGGGCAACGAGGTCGCCATGCGCGACCGCGAATGGGTCGGCTTCGTGGACAGCGGCACATCCTGGCGCCGGCCGGGCGATTTCGTGGGCATCCTGTTCCAGCATGTCGACATGAGCCGTACCGTCAGCCTCCAGCAGGAATCCTCTCAAGCCCTCGGACAGCCCTTCCTGTCCAACCAGTGGGGCCCGGTTTACGGAATCCAGAACTGGGAAAACATGTACGAGGCGTTCTACAGCATCAACCTGGCACCGGCGACGAACCTTCAGGCCGATTTCCAGTATATGCAGCATCCCGGCGCCACGACGACCTTCAAGGACGTCGCCGTGCTCGGCGGTCAGTTCACGACGAATTTCTGA
- a CDS encoding heme-binding protein: MRFLSGLSLSFAASPDARRTPARGALAAACMLATGLVLSHPALSQERAMDLGTSLAFIAHAEHAAEARHAHVAIAIVDAGGNLVAFQKMDGTQLGSVRLAILKAKTAVNYLRPTADMEHALNAGNYMIATLPDTLPAGGGYPIMVNGKLIGALGLSGGEGETDATLAKEAVTRGVQTIK; the protein is encoded by the coding sequence ATGCGCTTTCTCTCCGGCCTGTCCCTCTCATTCGCGGCCTCTCCCGACGCGCGGCGCACGCCGGCGCGCGGCGCGCTGGCTGCGGCCTGCATGCTCGCCACGGGGCTGGTCCTTTCGCATCCTGCCCTGTCCCAGGAGCGTGCCATGGACCTCGGCACATCGCTTGCCTTCATCGCGCACGCGGAGCACGCCGCCGAGGCCCGGCATGCGCATGTCGCGATCGCCATCGTCGATGCCGGCGGCAATCTCGTGGCGTTCCAGAAAATGGACGGCACGCAGCTCGGAAGCGTCAGGCTCGCGATCCTGAAGGCCAAGACCGCCGTGAACTATCTCCGCCCGACGGCGGACATGGAACACGCCTTGAACGCCGGCAACTACATGATCGCCACCCTGCCGGACACGCTCCCCGCGGGCGGCGGATATCCGATCATGGTGAACGGCAAGCTGATCGGCGCCCTCGGCCTCAGCGGCGGCGAAGGCGAAACGGATGCGACTCTGGCCAAAGAGGCCGTCACCCGGGGCGTCCAGACCATCAAGTGA